The Altererythrobacter sp. ZODW24 genome window below encodes:
- a CDS encoding response regulator has product MTETAPTNILLVDDEASLREPLAEYLTGQGFSVRGAENASAARTFLRDTPPDLVLLDVMMPGEDGLSLCRFITENLELPVILLTARGEATDRIVGLEIGADDYVVKPFEPRELVARIRSVLRRGARSAGTQATSDELAYEFEGWQLDTLKHRLTDPEGALVPISAAEYRLLSAFLDRPRQVLDRDRLLDIVQGREAHAFDRAVDNQVSRLRGKIEVDRSDPQLIQTVRGGGYRFAADVARVQGRSN; this is encoded by the coding sequence ATGACTGAAACTGCGCCCACCAACATCTTGCTCGTCGATGACGAAGCATCCCTTAGAGAACCCCTGGCCGAGTATCTTACCGGTCAGGGATTTTCCGTGCGCGGCGCCGAAAACGCGTCTGCCGCTCGGACATTCCTGCGCGATACGCCCCCCGATCTGGTGCTGTTGGATGTCATGATGCCGGGCGAAGACGGCCTGTCCCTTTGCCGCTTCATTACCGAAAATCTCGAACTACCGGTCATTCTCCTGACCGCTCGCGGAGAGGCGACCGACCGAATTGTCGGACTGGAAATCGGGGCAGACGATTATGTCGTCAAACCCTTCGAACCACGCGAACTGGTCGCCCGCATCCGCTCGGTCTTGCGGCGCGGTGCACGCAGCGCAGGCACACAAGCGACAAGCGACGAACTGGCTTATGAATTCGAAGGGTGGCAGCTCGATACGCTCAAGCACCGCCTGACTGATCCCGAAGGCGCATTAGTGCCGATATCCGCCGCCGAGTACCGGCTACTCAGCGCATTCCTTGATCGCCCGCGTCAGGTTCTCGACCGCGACCGCTTGCTGGACATCGTGCAGGGCCGCGAGGCCCATGCTTTCGACCGCGCGGTGGATAATCAGGTCAGCCGGTTACGCGGCAAGATCGAAGTGGACCGCAGCGATCCGCAGTTGATCCAGACCGTGCGCGGTGGCGGCTACCGGTTCGCCGCCGATGTGGCGCGCGTCCAAGGCCGCAGCAACTGA